A window of Fodinibius salinus contains these coding sequences:
- a CDS encoding phytoene desaturase family protein, giving the protein MNIKIIGAGLGGLATACLLGKQGHTVTVLEKNSTPGGKINEIHAQDFRFDIGPSLLTMPFILERLFNQCDADMDDFLDIQTTDPICRYFYPQGVKFDCYRDTSLNIAQVQDFAPDDVQSYKEFLSYSEQIYEHTKDAFLFNPLYELSDLLSLNPIDFFKIDAFNTVAESIDQKFKSPELRKFFKRFTTYNGSSPFQAPATLNIIPYVELTMGGYYINGGMYALVEALIELANKFDVQLKYNVDISHITTQNDSVRELVDTSGHRYPADLVVSNADAYETYRHLLDEDELSSRKKNKMDTLEPSCSGFVLLLGTDKQYNGLTHHNIFFSQDYRQEFQDIFDQKVMPDDPTIYIANTSQTNPDHAPDGGSNLFVLVNAPYLTDNYRWDNQQTQQYQDHIIRTLQERGLTDLEDHIVYSQTITPRDFYKMYRSNSGSIYGTSSNSKFAAFMRPRNKSRAIDGLYLVGGSTHPGGGIPLVTLSAFHAVNLIDRYET; this is encoded by the coding sequence ATGAATATCAAAATCATTGGTGCTGGACTCGGGGGCTTGGCTACTGCTTGTCTGCTGGGCAAACAAGGACATACTGTTACTGTCTTAGAAAAAAACAGCACTCCCGGCGGTAAAATAAACGAAATCCACGCGCAGGATTTCCGATTTGATATTGGTCCCTCGCTACTTACAATGCCCTTTATCCTCGAGAGACTGTTTAACCAGTGTGATGCGGATATGGATGATTTCTTAGACATCCAAACTACCGATCCCATTTGCCGGTATTTTTATCCACAGGGAGTCAAATTCGACTGTTATCGAGATACAAGCTTAAATATAGCCCAAGTTCAAGATTTTGCACCTGATGATGTCCAATCCTACAAAGAATTTTTATCCTATTCTGAACAAATTTATGAACACACTAAAGACGCTTTTCTTTTTAATCCGCTTTATGAACTATCCGATCTATTATCACTTAATCCCATAGATTTCTTTAAAATTGATGCCTTTAACACGGTTGCAGAAAGTATTGATCAAAAATTTAAATCCCCTGAACTACGAAAATTCTTTAAACGATTTACCACTTACAATGGCTCCTCTCCCTTTCAGGCTCCGGCTACTCTCAATATCATCCCCTATGTAGAATTAACCATGGGAGGATACTATATCAACGGTGGTATGTACGCCCTTGTTGAAGCACTGATCGAACTTGCCAATAAATTTGACGTGCAACTGAAGTACAATGTAGATATTTCTCACATTACTACACAAAACGACAGCGTCAGGGAGCTGGTTGATACATCGGGACATCGCTACCCTGCTGATTTAGTTGTCTCAAATGCCGATGCCTATGAGACCTATCGGCACTTACTTGACGAGGATGAACTTTCATCCCGCAAAAAGAACAAAATGGATACTCTTGAGCCCTCCTGTTCCGGCTTTGTACTGCTCTTGGGAACCGACAAACAATATAATGGGCTTACCCACCACAATATATTCTTTTCACAAGACTACCGGCAAGAATTTCAGGATATTTTTGACCAGAAGGTGATGCCCGACGACCCGACAATCTACATTGCCAACACTTCACAGACAAATCCTGACCATGCCCCGGATGGAGGTTCTAACCTCTTTGTATTAGTCAACGCCCCTTACTTAACCGATAATTATCGATGGGATAACCAACAAACCCAACAGTATCAAGATCATATTATTCGCACGTTGCAAGAACGTGGATTAACAGATTTAGAAGACCATATTGTATATTCCCAAACCATTACCCCCCGCGATTTTTACAAGATGTATCGGAGCAACAGCGGCAGTATTTACGGTACTTCTTCGAATAGTAAATTCGCAGCATTTATGCGGCCCCGTAATAAATCCCGAGCCATAGATGGACTTTATCTCGTTGGCGGAAGTACACATCCCGGAGGCGGAATTCCACTTGTTACCCTTTCTGCTTTTCATGCCGTAAATCTTATTGACAGGTATGAAACCTAA
- a CDS encoding cyclic nucleotide-binding domain-containing protein, which translates to MLGSEKFNKLKNQSEIIFNSRFLQNLTTLERSEFLQYCHRRRYKKNDHIYYQGDPGTGMYFIEDGKVELIVEHKSDGDDSKQSRTITAPESFGALSIGYELRRISSAKCLTDCILMGFFKPDFETLKKRHPSIAVKFMETLAMIAMKQLEIVTNELKEVSTPEHAFALQFGTYITGEDE; encoded by the coding sequence ATGCTGGGATCCGAAAAGTTCAATAAGCTCAAAAATCAGAGCGAAATTATTTTTAACTCCAGGTTTCTTCAAAATTTAACAACTCTGGAACGGTCCGAATTTTTGCAGTATTGCCACCGACGACGGTACAAAAAAAACGATCATATTTATTATCAGGGTGATCCCGGTACAGGCATGTATTTTATTGAAGACGGTAAAGTGGAACTTATTGTTGAACATAAGTCTGACGGTGACGACAGCAAACAAAGCCGCACCATTACAGCTCCCGAAAGTTTTGGAGCCCTCTCCATCGGATATGAACTGCGCAGAATATCAAGTGCTAAGTGCTTGACTGACTGTATCTTAATGGGATTCTTTAAACCAGATTTTGAAACCCTCAAAAAGAGACATCCAAGTATTGCTGTTAAGTTTATGGAGACTCTGGCAATGATTGCAATGAAACAACTGGAAATTGTAACAAATGAGCTTAAAGAAGTAAGTACTCCTGAACATGCTTTTGCTCTACAGTTTGGGACCTACATTACCGGAGAAGATGAATAA
- a CDS encoding BamA/TamA family outer membrane protein: protein MKDCAKTLQSILYLSAIILVALPAITIAQTNATENDTTDNVVRAIRFVGNDNVKDNTLETLIRTKTNREFLGIPRFTPWYFIFKLTGKFGERPALFNRSTTGNDIKRIKRYYKTVGYLDATVDTNVVEFKKDKIEVSFLIDEGNAYSIQSLSYSGLPDFKDTTKVSKFFKDSPLTKGRINDSTYAVNKQYSEKKLAKERNRIITFLRNNGHASVQRDSVKILIKHDSTDQFTLDGLFKINAGPKYTFGDLRISLAGPDDTLTYNQQDTVRKSSLTAGDNAIFLQKESSAQTKFSLLTDQILFKPGDTFDNSQYIRTVNEFQNLRMLTIQQFSLSEDGSLPDYSKEQIPVTFTLQTLPKHSINFNIFGMKRYGFGSGAGLTYTNNNLFGKAENLQLSVNGSFEYVSSNTIADIVPDSSTQSFNGRFFQNFESRLEYSLPRLTFPFRALDDNLNFLNGRTRYSLSFSRSNQLLFDINSDIRFNLRYEVDHNERFSSYLDLIELDLLDTDPSPQFRQSLREDFGENSFEYQRILEDFRPQVSSILRYTFRSQRTNLIKRNYGYFSEYSIALGGNLPYLGDRYIITPDTVEGNLPPIFPNSQNSLAYSRFVKGTADYREYIPISNNGVFAYRGFFGVAIPYGNSNSIPLNQRFYAGGSNDIRGWDIYSLGPGGIALDNVTINGGEIKLLAQTEVRQRFIRDFISANWIAAWFTDAGNIWYGPKTEFPSGQSQMNNIPNQSQREQLLERGKFHFDEFYKQIAVGSGLGIRLDWEYVVARFDFAFRIHDLQQGWFEDKKLYFSFGIGHSF from the coding sequence TTGAAGGATTGTGCTAAGACCTTACAATCTATACTGTATCTATCAGCTATAATACTGGTAGCTCTTCCTGCTATTACTATTGCCCAAACAAATGCTACAGAAAATGACACCACTGACAACGTCGTTCGGGCTATACGTTTTGTAGGGAACGATAATGTGAAGGACAACACGCTGGAAACATTAATACGTACTAAGACCAACAGAGAATTTCTCGGCATTCCCCGTTTTACGCCCTGGTATTTCATCTTCAAGCTTACCGGTAAATTTGGCGAACGTCCTGCTCTGTTCAACCGATCTACCACAGGCAACGATATCAAACGAATTAAACGATATTACAAGACAGTAGGCTATCTTGACGCCACAGTAGATACGAATGTCGTTGAATTCAAAAAAGACAAGATTGAAGTTTCTTTTTTAATTGATGAGGGTAACGCCTATTCTATCCAATCGCTCTCCTATTCGGGACTTCCCGATTTTAAGGATACCACTAAAGTAAGCAAATTTTTTAAAGACAGTCCCCTTACTAAAGGTCGTATTAACGATTCCACATATGCGGTCAACAAGCAGTACTCCGAAAAAAAACTTGCCAAGGAACGAAATCGTATTATCACCTTTCTGAGAAATAATGGGCACGCTTCGGTACAAAGAGATTCGGTAAAGATACTCATAAAGCACGATTCAACTGATCAGTTTACACTAGATGGCCTTTTCAAGATAAATGCCGGTCCAAAATATACCTTTGGCGACCTTCGCATTTCGCTGGCCGGCCCAGACGATACACTGACATATAATCAACAAGATACAGTACGAAAATCTTCCCTTACTGCTGGAGATAATGCAATATTTCTTCAGAAGGAAAGCTCAGCTCAAACAAAGTTTAGCTTATTAACAGACCAGATTTTATTTAAACCGGGCGATACGTTCGACAACTCCCAATATATACGAACGGTTAACGAATTTCAGAATTTGAGGATGCTCACTATTCAACAGTTTAGTTTAAGTGAAGATGGTTCTCTGCCCGACTACTCCAAAGAGCAAATTCCGGTAACTTTTACCCTTCAGACATTGCCCAAGCATTCCATCAACTTCAATATTTTTGGAATGAAAAGATACGGCTTCGGATCCGGTGCGGGGCTTACATATACTAATAACAATTTATTTGGGAAGGCTGAGAACCTTCAGCTAAGTGTTAACGGTAGCTTCGAGTACGTTAGTTCCAATACTATTGCCGATATTGTACCAGACTCATCTACTCAATCATTCAATGGACGCTTTTTTCAAAATTTTGAGTCTCGTCTAGAATACTCACTACCCCGTTTAACCTTTCCATTCCGCGCCCTGGACGATAACCTTAACTTCCTGAATGGTCGCACCCGATATAGCCTATCATTTAGCCGATCTAATCAGCTGCTGTTTGATATCAACTCCGATATTCGTTTCAATCTGCGGTATGAGGTGGACCATAATGAACGTTTTTCCAGCTATTTAGATCTTATTGAACTTGACTTATTAGATACCGACCCCTCCCCACAATTTCGTCAGTCACTGCGCGAGGACTTCGGCGAAAATTCCTTTGAATACCAACGGATCCTCGAAGATTTTCGTCCCCAGGTTTCATCTATATTGCGGTATACATTCCGGAGCCAGCGCACAAATCTCATCAAGCGAAATTACGGTTACTTTAGTGAATATTCTATTGCCCTAGGCGGCAACCTGCCCTATTTGGGTGACCGGTATATCATTACTCCCGATACCGTTGAGGGAAACTTGCCACCAATATTTCCCAACAGTCAAAACAGTCTTGCATACAGCAGGTTTGTAAAAGGAACTGCCGATTACCGTGAATATATACCCATTTCAAATAACGGCGTATTTGCCTATCGCGGATTTTTTGGGGTCGCAATACCTTATGGAAACAGCAATTCTATCCCTCTCAACCAGCGATTTTACGCAGGAGGTAGTAATGACATCCGCGGATGGGATATATATAGCCTGGGACCTGGTGGCATTGCCCTTGACAATGTTACCATTAACGGAGGTGAGATAAAGTTGCTAGCTCAAACTGAAGTGCGGCAGCGTTTTATCCGAGACTTTATTTCGGCCAACTGGATTGCCGCTTGGTTTACAGATGCCGGCAATATTTGGTATGGACCGAAAACGGAGTTCCCATCCGGACAATCCCAAATGAATAACATCCCCAATCAATCACAGCGTGAGCAACTACTCGAACGCGGTAAATTTCATTTTGATGAGTTTTATAAACAAATAGCAGTTGGATCCGGATTAGGCATTCGTCTCGACTGGGAATATGTAGTAGCTCGTTTTGACTTTGCATTTCGGATACATGATCTGCAACAGGGATGGTTTGAGGACAAAAAATTATATTTTAGCTTTGGAATTGGACATTCGTTTTGA
- a CDS encoding DUF2795 domain-containing protein, translating into MIWTVELAAALDEAPFPATRDELIEWAERNGSPQQVLDNLHELEIIEQGEDVVYEGIEDIWPDYISKEDFFHNEDDEGFNYDDV; encoded by the coding sequence ATGATTTGGACCGTTGAATTAGCGGCTGCTTTAGATGAAGCCCCATTTCCCGCTACTCGAGATGAACTTATCGAATGGGCAGAACGAAATGGGAGTCCCCAACAAGTACTCGATAATTTACATGAACTCGAAATAATCGAACAGGGAGAAGATGTTGTTTACGAAGGTATAGAAGATATCTGGCCCGACTATATCAGTAAGGAGGACTTCTTTCACAACGAAGACGATGAAGGATTTAATTACGACGACGTTTAA
- a CDS encoding Sec-independent protein translocase subunit TatA/TatB, whose product MGGTFGGMEILIILLVVLLFFGAKRIPELARGIGQGINEFRKASDEIKKELKEGKKEGISSSETSEEDKSTESKAN is encoded by the coding sequence ATGGGCGGTACATTTGGTGGCATGGAAATTCTAATTATCCTGTTGGTGGTCCTACTCTTTTTTGGAGCAAAGCGCATTCCCGAGTTAGCTCGTGGTATTGGGCAGGGCATTAATGAATTCAGAAAAGCCTCAGACGAAATTAAAAAAGAGCTTAAGGAAGGAAAAAAGGAAGGTATTTCTTCGTCAGAAACTTCTGAAGAAGACAAATCAACAGAAAGTAAAGCTAATTAA
- a CDS encoding amidase family protein produces MHSTTFTQIRESLSSGEETLSDIVSQYIDNIEDKNDEINAVISIDKERALGRANQIQQRIEDGSAGSLAGMVVGVKDLICEKDIQATCASNILSDFESIYDSTVIKRLRDEDAILLGRLNMDEFAMGSSTENSIYGPTRNPSDTSKVAGGSSGGSAAAVAADFCTASLGSDTGGSIRQPASYCGVVGLKPTYGRVSRHGLIAFASSFDCIGPLTHSVEDAAILLQTIAGSDEHDNTSSSRAVPDYQQFVKDPDVNIKIGVPEEYFGEGLDDEIREGIEQKLDSLEESGAELVPIHLPHMKYSIATYYILATAEASSNLARYDGIRYGHRADIEEVEQELKEEKQALEKELKTATGEEQEEVSSQIQDIDSSLIRLYKKSRTEGFGPEVKRRIMLGTYVLSAGYYDEYYGKAQKVRRLIKQDFTEAFEKVDVIASPTAPTTAFELGSKNENPMQMYLNDIYTTSANLAGICGLSVPAGTDSDGLPYGLQFMADTFEEGKLFNAGRLIEQLPE; encoded by the coding sequence TTGCATTCTACAACTTTTACCCAGATCCGAGAATCGCTGTCATCAGGTGAGGAAACACTTTCGGATATCGTATCACAGTACATTGACAATATTGAAGATAAGAATGATGAGATTAATGCCGTTATCAGCATTGACAAAGAACGGGCATTAGGGCGTGCAAATCAGATCCAACAGCGCATTGAAGACGGTTCGGCCGGCAGTCTTGCGGGTATGGTCGTCGGAGTTAAAGACTTGATATGTGAAAAGGATATACAAGCCACTTGCGCTTCTAATATTTTATCTGACTTTGAAAGCATCTATGATTCTACCGTTATAAAACGTCTTCGAGATGAAGATGCTATTTTATTGGGACGCTTAAATATGGATGAATTTGCAATGGGTTCATCTACTGAAAATTCTATTTATGGCCCAACGCGAAATCCCTCTGACACATCCAAGGTAGCCGGTGGATCATCGGGTGGAAGTGCAGCGGCTGTAGCAGCTGATTTTTGCACTGCTTCTTTAGGGTCTGATACGGGTGGTTCCATTCGACAGCCGGCATCGTATTGCGGCGTTGTAGGATTGAAGCCAACATATGGACGCGTGTCACGTCACGGACTGATTGCTTTTGCTTCTTCTTTTGATTGTATTGGTCCATTAACGCATTCAGTAGAAGATGCGGCTATTTTGTTACAGACTATAGCCGGTTCTGACGAGCACGATAACACGTCCTCGAGCAGAGCGGTTCCTGATTATCAGCAATTTGTTAAAGATCCGGATGTGAATATAAAGATCGGAGTTCCGGAGGAGTACTTTGGAGAAGGACTTGATGATGAAATTCGTGAGGGTATTGAACAAAAATTGGATTCACTTGAAGAGTCAGGAGCCGAGCTGGTACCTATCCATCTGCCACATATGAAATACAGTATTGCGACTTACTACATTTTAGCTACCGCCGAGGCTTCGAGCAATCTGGCTCGGTACGATGGCATTCGATATGGGCATCGTGCTGATATTGAGGAGGTGGAGCAGGAGTTAAAAGAAGAGAAGCAGGCCCTTGAAAAAGAACTTAAAACGGCAACTGGAGAGGAGCAAGAAGAGGTCAGCTCCCAGATCCAAGATATTGACTCGTCACTAATCCGATTGTACAAAAAAAGTCGTACAGAGGGATTTGGACCGGAAGTAAAACGTCGAATTATGCTGGGCACATATGTGCTTAGTGCGGGTTATTATGATGAATATTATGGCAAGGCCCAGAAAGTGCGCCGATTGATTAAGCAGGATTTTACGGAGGCCTTTGAAAAGGTTGATGTCATTGCGTCACCAACGGCACCTACTACTGCTTTTGAGCTTGGGTCGAAGAATGAAAATCCGATGCAAATGTATCTAAATGATATTTATACCACATCAGCGAATTTAGCGGGAATTTGTGGACTTAGCGTTCCTGCAGGTACTGATTCGGATGGTTTGCCGTATGGTCTACAGTTTATGGCTGATACTTTCGAAGAAGGTAAATTATTTAATGCAGGTCGGCTGATAGAACAGCTACCAGAATAG
- a CDS encoding SDR family NAD(P)-dependent oxidoreductase, with protein MRNRLEEKWAFITGATAGIGKATAELFAQSQCNVVINGRRKERLENLKNHLQEEYKVAVRIACFDVRNREAISDWLSAFDQPIDILVNNAGLARGVDAVFDAQFDDWDDMIDTNIKGVLNMTRLIAPQMKERNSGHIINIGSIAGHESYDGGSVYCATKHAVKAFTESTKKDLHGTKVRVSMVSPGLVETEFSNVRFKGDDDRADEVYDDMQPLTGQDIAEVVHFIANRPPHVNIMDSIVFPVDQSSSSMVYRDE; from the coding sequence ATGAGAAATCGTCTAGAAGAAAAGTGGGCATTCATCACCGGTGCAACAGCGGGTATTGGTAAAGCTACGGCTGAGCTTTTTGCACAGTCTCAATGTAATGTAGTTATCAATGGTCGCCGTAAAGAACGTCTGGAGAATTTAAAGAATCATTTACAAGAGGAGTATAAAGTAGCGGTAAGAATAGCTTGTTTTGACGTCCGTAACCGGGAGGCTATTTCTGATTGGTTATCTGCCTTTGATCAACCTATCGATATTTTAGTTAATAATGCCGGATTAGCTCGTGGGGTTGATGCGGTTTTTGATGCCCAGTTTGACGATTGGGATGATATGATAGATACGAATATCAAAGGGGTACTTAATATGACGCGGCTTATTGCACCGCAGATGAAAGAACGCAACAGCGGACACATCATTAATATTGGATCCATTGCGGGACATGAAAGCTATGACGGGGGATCTGTTTATTGTGCAACCAAACATGCTGTTAAAGCTTTTACCGAATCTACCAAAAAAGATCTTCACGGTACTAAGGTTCGGGTCAGCATGGTATCACCGGGACTGGTAGAGACTGAATTCAGTAATGTACGTTTTAAAGGCGATGATGATCGTGCTGACGAGGTTTATGATGATATGCAACCCCTTACTGGCCAGGATATTGCCGAAGTTGTACACTTTATTGCCAATCGTCCGCCTCATGTAAATATTATGGATTCCATCGTCTTTCCTGTTGACCAATCTTCTTCATCAATGGTTTATCGGGATGAGTAA
- a CDS encoding M28 family peptidase, with protein MSKLRYAIVFLIYGLVIGCGAGCESKNQLTFEKQGRNVPSFNADSAYHFIEQQVTMGPRDPNSKGHKQTKQYLLNKLQSYASDQTVYPQNFSAEGYEGETLELTNIIAAFNPQATDRIMLCAHWDTRPRADRDTINTQEPILGADDGGSGVGVLLELARLFERHNPPIGVDIVLFDGEDYGKEGTLSKYFLGSRYWVKNPPVPGYKPRFGILLDMVGGKAAQFPREEYSMQYAPGLVSEIWGIADNMGYSNLFLDKSGSAVSDDHVIINRELGIPTINIINHTVTSDGAEFAPYWHTHNDDMDIIQKTTLQKVGRVVAELIYNRIETDS; from the coding sequence ATGAGTAAACTGCGCTATGCCATAGTCTTTCTTATTTATGGGTTGGTGATAGGCTGCGGTGCTGGTTGTGAATCTAAAAACCAACTCACTTTTGAGAAACAGGGCAGAAATGTACCTTCCTTTAATGCCGACAGTGCCTACCATTTTATTGAGCAACAAGTTACAATGGGGCCACGAGATCCCAATTCTAAGGGGCATAAGCAGACCAAGCAATATTTATTGAACAAACTTCAATCCTATGCTTCAGATCAAACCGTTTATCCCCAGAACTTCTCTGCAGAGGGTTATGAGGGGGAAACACTGGAGCTTACGAATATTATTGCTGCTTTTAATCCACAGGCCACAGACCGGATCATGCTTTGCGCGCATTGGGATACCCGTCCGCGAGCCGACAGGGATACGATAAACACGCAAGAACCTATTTTAGGAGCTGATGACGGGGGTAGTGGCGTTGGAGTATTATTGGAGCTTGCCCGCCTTTTTGAGCGTCACAATCCGCCCATAGGCGTAGATATTGTGTTGTTTGACGGTGAGGACTATGGCAAGGAGGGAACTCTGTCAAAGTACTTTTTAGGATCCCGCTATTGGGTTAAAAATCCACCGGTGCCGGGCTATAAACCTCGTTTTGGTATTTTGTTGGATATGGTAGGAGGAAAGGCTGCCCAATTCCCACGTGAGGAGTATTCCATGCAATATGCCCCAGGGCTGGTCAGTGAAATTTGGGGCATAGCAGACAACATGGGCTATAGCAATCTGTTTTTGGATAAATCAGGCAGTGCAGTTTCTGATGATCATGTGATTATTAATAGAGAATTAGGTATTCCCACTATCAACATCATCAATCATACGGTTACCTCTGATGGTGCTGAATTTGCTCCATATTGGCATACTCACAATGATGATATGGATATCATCCAAAAAACTACATTGCAAAAAGTTGGCCGTGTAGTGGCCGAGTTGATTTATAATAGGATAGAAACCGATTCTTAG
- the prmA gene encoding 50S ribosomal protein L11 methyltransferase, producing MMQYVKLVIEISEIHQESLIAELFEMDFTGFEQRGGQIITYIEEKKYNHSQKKRIEQLLATYPQEGFIESEEIIADRNWNRQWEQTLKAQTIGKFFVKPTWSREKCPNNKILLEIDPKMSFGTGYHETTRLMLEALPSIVTNGDHVIDAGTGTGILAIAAVKLGVSRVFSFDVSEWSVNNARENILLNDVADAVTVKPGSTEEIPDNCSADVLLANIERNVILSMVPDFKKVLKPEGQLLLSGLLQKDLDVICDRLGDDFEVTDIAQKNEWISIHANRIVL from the coding sequence ATGATGCAATATGTAAAGCTGGTTATTGAAATTTCAGAAATTCATCAGGAAAGCCTGATTGCTGAGCTTTTTGAGATGGACTTTACCGGCTTTGAACAGCGCGGAGGACAAATCATCACTTATATTGAAGAAAAGAAGTACAACCACTCCCAGAAAAAGCGTATTGAGCAGTTGTTGGCTACTTATCCCCAAGAAGGCTTCATCGAATCTGAAGAAATCATTGCGGATCGAAACTGGAATAGGCAGTGGGAACAAACGTTAAAGGCACAGACCATTGGGAAGTTCTTCGTTAAGCCTACATGGAGCAGGGAAAAATGTCCAAACAATAAGATATTACTTGAGATCGATCCCAAGATGTCCTTTGGCACCGGCTATCACGAAACTACACGCCTTATGTTAGAGGCATTACCATCTATTGTTACCAATGGTGATCATGTTATTGATGCAGGTACCGGTACGGGCATTCTGGCTATTGCAGCCGTAAAATTGGGCGTATCTCGTGTATTTTCATTTGATGTTAGCGAGTGGAGTGTTAACAATGCCCGTGAAAATATTTTGCTTAATGATGTTGCTGATGCTGTGACGGTGAAACCTGGATCAACTGAGGAAATTCCTGATAATTGTAGTGCCGATGTACTGTTAGCAAATATAGAGCGTAACGTGATTTTGTCAATGGTTCCTGACTTTAAAAAAGTTCTAAAACCCGAAGGTCAGTTATTACTATCAGGATTGTTACAAAAAGATCTAGACGTTATTTGTGATAGGCTGGGAGATGATTTTGAGGTCACAGATATAGCCCAGAAAAATGAATGGATCAGTATTCATGCAAATCGAATAGTTTTATGA
- a CDS encoding Ppx/GppA phosphatase family protein, with protein MKASIDIGTNTVLLLVAEAEGDRHIRVVEEQERTPRLGKNVDGTNILDEDAIARTIDVLLEFKSLLNKDYSHIEETVVTATSAVRDAGNRAYFLEHVKSETGFEVQVLSGSEEAQYAYYGAQSVLLGGNLNPSKTIIDIGGGSTEIALGSEGTISDYHSFDMGCVRYTERYLVDDPPTSGQIQSCKTAIADMLIHHPFEISGDTSLMGIAGTATSLAFIEQSLSKYDRNDINGYRISLNDLERRISFLQELSANEIRKEYQSVMEHRADIFLAGLLILEGFMNKYDLEEIVASTGGVRHGAILLA; from the coding sequence ATGAAAGCTTCTATTGATATTGGTACAAATACCGTGTTGCTTTTGGTAGCTGAGGCCGAAGGTGACCGGCATATTCGAGTCGTTGAAGAGCAGGAACGCACGCCGCGACTGGGCAAAAATGTAGATGGTACTAATATTCTTGATGAGGATGCAATTGCCCGGACGATTGATGTGCTACTTGAATTTAAGTCGTTGCTCAATAAAGATTATTCTCATATAGAAGAGACTGTTGTTACAGCTACTAGTGCGGTGCGGGATGCTGGGAATCGTGCTTATTTTTTAGAACATGTTAAGAGTGAGACTGGATTTGAAGTGCAAGTATTGAGCGGGTCCGAGGAGGCTCAATATGCCTATTATGGAGCACAAAGTGTATTGTTAGGGGGCAACTTAAACCCCAGTAAAACCATTATTGATATAGGCGGTGGCAGTACCGAGATAGCATTGGGTAGTGAAGGTACTATTTCAGATTATCATTCTTTTGACATGGGATGCGTACGATATACCGAGCGCTATTTGGTGGATGATCCTCCAACCAGTGGACAGATACAATCGTGTAAAACGGCCATTGCAGATATGCTGATTCATCATCCGTTTGAGATATCTGGAGATACTTCTCTCATGGGAATTGCCGGCACTGCAACTTCACTAGCCTTTATAGAACAATCTCTTAGTAAATATGATAGGAATGATATTAATGGCTACCGTATTTCTTTGAATGATTTGGAGAGACGTATTTCGTTTTTACAAGAACTGTCGGCTAACGAGATTAGAAAAGAATACCAGTCCGTTATGGAGCACCGCGCAGATATTTTTCTTGCAGGATTACTGATCCTAGAAGGATTTATGAACAAATATGATTTGGAGGAGATAGTTGCTTCAACCGGTGGGGTAAGGCATGGAGCAATATTATTGGCTTAA
- a CDS encoding outer membrane protein, producing MKKLLTVSLLIVGIGLFFNNNAQAQDFKVGLGATYGTQIEAIGIQGGAVAGFSDQFRGAVDFKFFFPDNTDFWELNANLHYLFVSKASTSVYALAGLNYAKQSVSNQFVTVSNSEIGLNLGAGAEFGIGVGSFFTEAKYAVSNFDQFDISAGLRFGL from the coding sequence ATGAAAAAACTACTTACAGTTTCCCTTTTAATCGTAGGGATCGGTTTATTTTTTAACAATAATGCACAAGCGCAAGACTTTAAAGTCGGCTTGGGTGCTACTTATGGTACACAAATTGAAGCTATCGGTATCCAAGGTGGTGCAGTCGCTGGCTTTTCGGATCAATTCAGAGGAGCTGTTGATTTTAAATTTTTCTTCCCCGACAATACTGATTTCTGGGAGTTAAATGCCAATCTTCATTACCTTTTTGTTTCTAAAGCTTCAACAAGCGTATATGCTTTAGCAGGACTTAACTATGCAAAACAGTCGGTTAGTAACCAATTTGTTACTGTTAGTAATTCCGAAATCGGATTAAACTTAGGTGCCGGTGCGGAATTTGGAATAGGCGTTGGTTCTTTCTTTACTGAGGCAAAATATGCAGTAAGCAATTTCGATCAGTTTGACATTTCTGCTGGTTTGCGATTCGGATTATAA